One Apis cerana isolate GH-2021 linkage group LG15, AcerK_1.0, whole genome shotgun sequence DNA window includes the following coding sequences:
- the LOC107997429 gene encoding dynein axonemal heavy chain 3 isoform X5: MALDNFFMIEPIPYLHEFEQKIKGYDELRQEICIFRNKIPLNMIEIDCIIVNDTLRQILYDLRMQICDYFANELRSNNRELCSAFDVIAENISQMPEKTRDVVELYNYLCESRDTTMFNLKRKLLRSIELILFLFDYHPLTDDDIYLNSRTITWPKEMDIVMELASTRLTMRKDYLEEVLRIRRDNFDQKIREMQLAIDQFKRKDPPVLTIDEMEIAVEEVERLSKGMEEIRKEVEEINEEEGLLDMELSPYLVIPIMSMLVNALDTLWHIALNFHKNYDQWFYGPFFNLDADDIKDEVDNIWRILYKLIRVLADIPGARKIAEMVRAKVDKFKQFIPLLQIICTPGLQDRHWNLISQIIHVDIILTATSSLSDMVDLGLLLHIAKLEEIASAAIKEYTLQQSLKKMKEEWAEIEFKFVPYRETGVFILTAIDDIHQLLDDHILKAQTMRSSPFIKAFEEEMQVWENKLLLMQDIIDQWLTCQATWMYLEPIFSSEDIVRQMPTESKNFRRMDKIWRKITAYAYEHTYVLKVTDMPNILQELTLCNSLLDEIQKGLNEYLEKKRLFFPRFFFLSNDELLEILSETKDPQRVQPHLRKCFEGISKLRFTKDEEIIGMLSAEDEYVPLSGKIYPADAKGMVERWLCQVEEQMIASLRDIAEESIIAYFDTAREEWIFGWPGQIVICCSQIHWTSEVCESFENRTTEEYLEQCNHQIEKTVTIVRGRLDAGSRITINALIVIDVHARDVVHLLIQKKVNNIMDFDWISQLRYYWVEDSIIVSMITTTVEYAFEYLGNTSRLVITPLTDRCYRTLMSALKLNLGGSPEGPAGTGKTETAKDLAKAVAKQCVVFNCSEGLDFQAMGKFFKGLAQSGAWSCFDEFNRIDLEVLSVIAQQILTIQMAISAKLEKFVFEGTELKLNPTCYVIITMNPGYAGRQELPDNLKVLFRTVAMMVPDYAMIGEITLYSFGFIDAKNLAEKIVHTYKLCSEQLSSQNHYDYGMRAVKTVLIAAGNLKLKYPLQNESILVLQAIIDVNLPKFLAQDIPLFNGIYTDLFPDTILPPPHREELIEIILIILNKRNLQPTPWYIEKILQIYEMLLVRHGLMIVGHTLSGKTQAYQVLAESLGELSGRRRVTMREFPTIYKIINPKSITLDQLYGSFDPISHEWSDGVLANIFREFAQSITVDRKWIVFDGPVDAVWIESMNTVLDDNRKLCLMSGEIIQMSLKMNMMFEPADLEHASPATVSRCGMIYMEPSELGWHALFNSYKTYLRNKLLIEQYELIVELIEWLTKPVLFFIHLYCKIFVEVSELHMFLSFTKLFTAMLDGEVQVSTVWLQCVLLFSLVWGMCSTLTSDSRKMFDVYLRKLLLGNDEEHPKPKAFKLTKQQIFPDKGTVYDWIYDKRNNGTWIPWMDTILQESLLPDVKSELIVPTSEVVIQYFFMKNLLHRSIPILFVGPTGTGKSVIVLNYLEFLPRDKYIENIINLSARTTANQTQEIVMSKLDRRRKGVYGPQMGKKCVLFVDDLSMPMKEIYGAQPPIELIRQWIDHGHWYNLKDTTTLYLVDMFLISAMLPPGGGSNVVTPRLLRHMQIIGIDFFEEVTMSKIFFSILESHFSKGFLPEVSRLGRMIVSATMDIYLGAIRTFLPTPAKSHYTFNLRDFSRVIKGILLVPGPRIKDPDKLIRLWVHEIYRVFHDRLIDSADREKLFTMVHFTCYDQLRQPLAKVLSRLLKKEEKDVKSSHIQDLLFGNYIDPDAVPKLYDEVEDLYDLQQKMEYYLTEYNMLSKTPMPLVLFRYAIDHVSRVSRILQQENGHALLIGIGGSGRSSCAKLATYMSEYVLYNIEITTTYEFSEWREDVKNLLLRVGCDGKSTSFLFGDHQIKDELFVEDINMILNTSDVPNLYDTEEKAEILDKMSTIMHAIGGRKVEVTPMILYNLFLERIKKCLHLILTMSPIGDKFRNRLRMFPSLINCCTIDWFTIWPEDALEKVARVSLQNIDIGMDLREKCVSMSQKFHTSISLASEDYFNTQGRRYYVTPTSFLQLIKSFCQLYDRKIEEITAQQRRYEMGLERLDFAAKEIALMKEELQALQPKLLAQSELSNQLMIKIEQDTINIEARKEVVAAEEALANEAAAAAQAIKDDCESDLAEATPALEAALAALDTLKPADISIVRAMKAPPAGVRLVMEAICVLKGVKPEKVTDPATGKVVEDYWPASIRILGDLKFLDSLKNFDKDNIPPAYMKIIREKFINDRSFQPEAIKKVSTACEGLCKWVRAIEVYDRVIKVVKPKQVMLAEAEAALAKQMEALNAKRALLLEVTQKLQALNDEFVECMKEKKKLEDQIDYCMKKLERAEKLLGGLSGEKQRWQETAIMLGASLYNVIGDVLLSSGVIAYFGAFTIEYRNKLIEEWHKSCVEMKIPCRDKFNLVDILGKSVEIRAWIIFGLPADHFSVENAIIVKNADRWPLMIDPQNQANKWVKNMEKENNLMVIKLSDPNYVKIVDTAIQIGIPVLLENIFEEIDAILEPVLLKNIYKERGVLYIKFGEHVIEYDPNFRFYITTRLRNPHYLPEIVVKVTLLNFMITPQGLKDQLLGIVVARELPILEERKNQLIVEEANNKRILEEIENKILEVLSVSEGNILEDETAITILSTSKRLAEEIEAKQKIAANTALEIDFARGKYKPASEHGSVLFFCISELANIDPMYQYSLPWFIHLYEMSIAKSEHSDDLEIRIKSLNTYFTASIYRNVCRSLFEKDKLIFSFVLCIGLLRADNKLEEDLCTFLLAGDVILDNPYPNPDPSWLSDKSWADVVRATNLPNVEKLKESFEKQTSKWKLYFDSVNPQEEIMPYPYQDETETLRKLVILKCVRPDKIVVAVRMFVAHNMDRSFIEPPPFNLQACYNDSTNVTPLIFILSPGSDPMASLIKFAEDYGISKEHLMTISLGQGQGPIAVNMINKGIQTGEWVVLQNCHLAISWMKELDAICDEVITPENTHNKFRLWLTSYPSKDFPISILQNAVKMTNEPPKGLKSNLLRSYMNDPISDTVFFNLCTKITHWRSLLFALCVFHAVIQERRNFGPLGWNIPYEFNESDLRISILQLQLFLDDYEDVPFDALLYLTGECNYGGRVTDDKDRRLLNTLLREYYNEEVLINPQYCFSPSCIYRLPENTDHHGCLDYISNLPITQQPEVFGLHENADITKDNHESLQLLRGALLTQPHIIGVGVERDIDEMVYNLCDDISSKLKIKFDIIAVAKKYPVLYINSMNTVLRQELIKFNHLVDTIKITLADVQKAIKGLTLMSFELEEIFSSMSIGKVPLTWNKVSYPSLKPLGSYINDLIDRLNFFQNWIDYDAPIVFWISGFFFTQSFLTGALQNYARRHKIPIDKLDFEFEVTEFETDIDIAPSYGVYIKGLYMEGARWNREIKEIDESKPKVMFDLLPIIWLKPGIKAEFIIEFMYHCPVYKTSERRGVLATTGHSSNFVLYILLPTKVKESHWIKRGVACLCQLDD; encoded by the exons ATGgctttagataatttttttatgatcgaACCCATTCCATATCTACAtgaatttgaacaaaaaataaaaggatacGATGAACTTAGAcaagaaatttgtatttttcgaaACAAG ATTCCTTTGAACATGATAGAGATTGACTGTATCATCGTAAATGATACTTTAAGACAAATTCTTTACGATCTTCGTATGCAAATCTGTGATTACTTTGCAAATGAATTACGATCCAATAATCGTGAATTGTGTTCCGCTTTTGATGTAATAGcggaaaatatttcacaaatgcCTGAAAAAACAAGAGATGTCGTTGAGTTGTACAATTATTTGTGCGAAAGTCGAGATACAACCATgttcaatttgaaaagaaaattattacgttccatagaattaatattattcctttttgATTATCATCCACTCACGgatgatgatatttatttgaattcccGAACTATCACATGGCCGAAAGAGATGGATATCGTAATGGAATTAGCGAGTACGAGATTAACTATGAGAAAGGATTATCTGGAAGAAGTGTTGCGTATAAGGCGggataattttgatcaaaaaataCGCGAGATGCAATTGGCGATTGAccaatttaaaagaaaggatCCGCCTGTATTGACTATAGATGAAATGGAAATCGCAGTGGAAGAAGTTGAACGTCTTTCCAAAGGAATGGAAGAAATTAGGAAGGAAGTTGAAGAGATCAACGAAGAGGAAGGGCTTTTAGATATGGAATTAAGTCCATATTTGGTAATTCCAATAATGTCAATGTTAGTTAATGCACTCGATACTCTTTGGCACattgcattaaattttcacaagAACTACGATCAATGGTTCTATGGACCATTTTTCAATCTCGACGCGGATGACATTAAAGACGAAGTTGACAACATTTGgcgcatattatataaattgattcgtGTTCTTGCTGATATTCCCGGTGCACGAAAAATTGCCGAAATGGTCCGTGCAAAAGTGGATAAATTCAAGCAATTTATCCCACTTTTGCAAATTATATGTACTCCTGGGTTACAAGATCGACATTGGAATTTAATAAGTCAAATAATACATgtagatataatattgacaGCTACGAGCAGTCTTTCGGACATGGTAGACTTGGGATTGTTACTTCATATAGCTAAACTTGAAGAAATAGCTTCAGCTGCTATCAAAGAGTATACACTTCAACAAAGTTTGAAAAAGATGAAGGAAGAATGggcagaaattgaatttaaatttgtaccgTATCGTGAAACTggtgtttttatattaactgCTATTGATGATATTCATCAATTATTGGACGATCATATTTTGAAAGCTCAAACTATGAGAAGTTCCCCCTTCATAAAAGCTTTCGAAGAGGAAATGCAAGTTTgggaaaataaattgttgttGATGCAAGACATTATCGATCAATGGTTGACGTGTCAAGCAACTTGGATGTACTTAGAGCCTATATTTAGCAGTGAAGATATTGTACGCCAAATGCCGACGGAATCTAAGAATTTTCGTAGAATGGATAAGATTTGGCGTAAAATTACAGCGTACGCTTACGAACATACTTATGTACTGAAAGTTACCGATATGCcaaatatattacaagaaTTAACATTATGCAATTCATTATTGGACGAGATACAGAAAGGTTTGAATGAATATCTCGAGAAGAAACGTTTATTCTTTCCAAGATTTTTCTTCCTATCGAACGATGAACTTTTGGAGATATTGTCTGAGACTAAAGATCCTCAGAGAGTGCAGCCTCATTTGAGGAAATGTTTCGAAGGTATTAGTAAATTACGATTCAccaaagatgaagaaattattgGAATGTTATCGGCTGAGGATGAATATGTCCCTCTTAGTGGAAAGATTTATCCAGCAGATGCTAAAGGCATGGTCGAGAGATGGTTGTGTCAAGTCGAAGAACAAATGATAGCCTCTCTTCGAGATATTGCCGAGGAAAGTATCATCGCGTATTTCGATACTGCTAGAGAGGAATGGATATTCGGTTGGCCTGGTCAAATTGTCATTTGTTGCAGTCAAATACATTGGACTAGCGAAGTTTGCGAATCATTCGAAAATCGTACTACCGAGGAATATTTGGAGCAATGCAATCATCAAATTGAGAAAACAGTTACTATAGTTAGAGGTAGACTGGACGCGGGCTCGAGGATAACGATAAACGCTTTAATCGTGATAGATGTTCATGCACGAGATGTAGTGCATCTGCtcattcaaaaaaaagtaaacaacaTTATGGATTTTGATTGGATATCACAGTTAAGATATTATTGGGTAGAAGACAGCATCATCGTTTCGATGATTACAACCACAGTAGAGTATGCGTTTGAATATCTTGGAAACACATCAAGACTGGTGATAACGCCATTAACCGATCGATGTTACAGAACTTTAATGAgtgctttaaaattaaatctaggCGGTTCGCCCGAAGGCCCGGCAGGAACCGGTAAAACAGAAACGGCAAAAGATCTCGCTAAAGCCGTTGCTAAGCAATGTGTTGTTTTTAATTGTTCCGAGGGGCTTGATTTTCAAGCAATgggtaaattttttaagggACTCGCACAATCGGGAGCGTGGTCCTGTTTCGatgaatttaatagaatagacTTGGAAGTTCTGTCGGTAATTGCTCAACAAATTTTAACCATTCAGATGGCTATAAGTGcaaaattggagaaatttgTATTCGAAGGTACGGAATTAAAGCTAAACCCTACCTGTTACGTTATCATAACGATGAATCCCGGTTATGCCGGCCGTCAAGAACTGCCTGACAATTTAAAAGTTCTTTTCCGCACAGTTGCGATGATGGTCCCAGATTACGCTATGATAGGAGAGATCACCTTGTACTCTTTTGGTTTTATAGATGCAAAAAATCTGGCAGAGAAGATTGTTCACACGTACAAATTATGCTCTGAACAATTAAGTTCGCAAAATCATTACGATTATGGTATGCGAGCTGTGAAGACTGTGCTTATCGCGGCTGGAAACTTAAAGTTAAAGTACCCGCTGCAAAATGAGTCTATTTTGGTTCTTCAAGCGATTATCGACGTCAATCTACCGAAATTTTTGGCCCAAGATATTCCTTTGTTCAACGGAATATACACGGATCTATTTCCGGATACCATTTTACCACCTCCGCATCGTGAAGAATTAatagagataattttaattattttaaacaaacgtAACCTTCAGCCCACGCCTtggtatatagaaaaaatacttCAAATTTACGAGATGCTATTGGTACGTCATGGCTTGATGATCGTAGGCCACACATTAAGCGGAAAGACGCAAGCATATCAAGTTTTAGCCGAATCGTTGGGCGAATTATCCGGTAGAAGGCGCGTTACTATGAGAGAATTTCCAACGATTTACAAGATAATTAATCCAAAATCCATTACTTTGGATCAGCTTTATGGCAGTTTTGATCCGATATCGCACGAGTGGAGTGATGGTGTTTTAGCCAATATTTTTAGAGAGTTTGCTCAATCTATAACGGTAGACCGGAAGTGGATAGTTTTCGATGGTCCCGTTGATGCTGTATGGATCGAAAGTATGAATACAGTTCTCGATGACAACAGGAAACTTTGTTTGATGTCCGGAGAGATTATTCAAATGTCACTTAAGATGAATATGATGTTTGAACCAGCTGATTTGGAGCATGCCTCGCCAGCTACCGTAAGCAGATGCGGCATGATTTACATGGAACCATCCGAGCTTGGCTGGCATGCCCTatttaattcgtataaaaCATATCTTAGGAATAAGTTACTTATCGAACAGTACGAATTGATTGTAGAATTGATCGAGTGGTTAACCAAACCAGtcctattttttatacatttatattgcaaaatatttgtagAGGTGTCAGAACTTCATATGTTTCtg TCTTTTACAAAACTTTTCACCGCAATGTTGGATGGAGAAGTACAAGTTAGTACAGTTTGGCTTCAATGCGTTTTATTATTCAGCTTGGTTTGGGGAATGTGTTCAACATTAACAAGCGATAGTAGAAAAATGTTCGAcgtttatttaagaaaattattacttgGAAACGACGAAGAACATCCTAAACCAAAAGCGTTTAAATTAACGAAACAACAGATCTTTCCTGACAAAGGAACCGTTTACGATTGgatatatgataaaagaaataatggaaCCTGGATACCGTGGATGGACACGATATTACAG GAGTCTTTGTTACCAGATGTGAAATCTGAATTAATCGTACCCACAAGCGAGGTAGTGATCCAATATTTCTTCATGAAAAATCTTCTCCATAGATCAATACCTATTTTATTTGTTGGACCAACTGGCACCGGGAAATCcgtaattgtattaaattatttagaatttctaCCCAGAGATaaatacattgaaaatattataaatttgagtGCTCGTACAACTGCAAATCAAACTCAAGAGATAGTAATGTCAAAATTAGACCGTAGAAGAAAGGGTGTGTACGGGCCGCAAATGGGGAAGAAATGCGTTTTGTTCGTCGATGATCTAAGTATgccaatgaaagaaatatatgggGCTCAGCCACCGATCGAGCTCATTCGCCAATGGATAGATCATGGCCATTGGTACAATCTAAAAGATACAACGACGTTGTATTTAGTGGACATGTTTTTGATTTCTGCCATGCTACCACCTGGAGGAGGTTCGAACGTAGTCACGCCTCGATTACTTCGACATATGCAAATAATTGGTATCGATTTTTTCGAAGAGGTGACAATGagcaaaatattcttttcgattCTCGAGTCACATTTCTCGAAAGGATTTTTACCCGAAGTCTCAAGATTGGGGAGAATGATTGTGAGTGCGACAATGGACATATATCTTGGCGCGATACGAACGTTTCTACCAACCCCGGCAAAGAGtcattatacttttaatttgcGGGATTTTAGCCGCGTTATCAAGGGTATACTTTTGGTACCAGGCCCTAGAATAAAGGATCCGGATAAATTGATTAGACTTTGGGTCCACGAAATATACAGGGTTTTTCATGATAGACTAATAGATTCGGCCGATCGGGAAAAATTGTTCACAATGGTTCACTTTACTTGTTACGATCAGTTGCGTCAACCGTTGGCAAAAGTACTCAGTAGactgttaaaaaaagaagagaaagatgtTAAAAGTTCCCACATACAAGATCTGTTGTTCGGTAATTACATAGATCCTGACGCTGTTCCCAAACTGTACGACGAGGTGGAAGACTTGTACGATTTGCaacaaaaaatggaatattatttaacggaATACAACATGCTTTCTAAAACGCCAATGCCGTTGGTTTTATTCAGATACGCTATTGACCACGTTTCTCGAGTTTCTCGAATATTGCAGCAAGAAAATGGCCATGCTCTTCTAATAGGAATAGGTGGATCGGGCAGAAGTTCTTGCGCTAAATTAGCGACTTATATGAGCGAATACGTGttgtataatatagaaattaccACGACTTACGAATTTTCGGAATGGAGAGAAGACGTGAAGAATTTGTTGTTACGCGTGGGATGCGATGGAAAATCTACCTCTTTCCTTTTCGGCGACCATCAAATCAAAGACGAATTGTTCGTcgaagatataaatatgattttaaacacGTCCGACGTGCCGAATTTATACGATACCGAGGAAAAAGCTGAAATTTTGGATAAAATGTCGACCATAATGCACGCTATAGGAGGGAGAAAAGTCGAAGTCACTCCTATGATCCTTTATAACTTATTTCTCGAAAGGATAAAGAAATGCCTCCACTTGATCTTAACAATGTCTCCGATAGGAGATAAATTTCGGAATCGTTTGAGAATGTTCCCTTCGCTGATAAATTGCTGCACCATCGATTGGTTTACCATTTGGCCCGAGGATGCCCTGGAAAAGGTAGCACGAGTTTCGTtacaaaatatcgatattggtATGGATTTACGAGAAAAATGCGTTAGTATGTCTCAAAAGTTCCATACAAGTATCTCGTTGGCTAGCGAAGATTACTTTAACACGCAAGGTAGAAGGTATTACGTAACACCGACGAGTTTCTTACAGCTTATCAAATCGTTTTGTCAGTTGTACGATCGGAAAATAGAAGAGATCACCGCGCAACAAAGGCGGTACGAGATGGGATTGGAAAGGTTGGATTTCGCAGCGAAGGAAATAGCATTAATGAAGGAAGAACTTCAAGCGTTGCAGCCAAAATTACTAGCGCAGTCGGAATTGAGCAACCAGCTCATGATTAAAATCGAACAGGACACTATCAACATCGAGGCGAGAAAAGAAGTCGTAGCCGCCGAGGAAGCTTTGGCGAACGAGGCTGCTGCCGCTGCGCAAGCTATAAAAGACGATTGCGAAAGCGATTTGGCCGAAGCAACGCCCGCATTGGAGGCTGCATTGGCCGCGCTGGATACTTTGAAACCAGCGGATATCAGTATCGTACGAGCTATGAAAGCTCCACCGGCAGGTGTAAGATTGGTAATGGAAGCTATTTGCGTTTTAAAAggggttaaacctgaaaaAGTTACTGACCCGGCGACCGGCAAAGTTGTGGAAGATTACTGGCCAGCTTCCATAAGGATATTGGGCGACTTGAAGTTTCTCGACAGCTTGAAGAACTTCGACAAAGATAATATACCACCGgcgtatatgaaaataattcgcgagaaatttataaacgaCAGAAGTTTTCAACCGGAGGCTATCAAGAAAGTTTCGACAGCTTGCGAGGGTCTTTGCAAATGGGTGCGAGCGATCGAGGTTTACGATCGGGTGATTAAAGTCGTTAAGCCGAAACAAGTGATGCTGGCAGAGGCTGAAGCTGCTCTTGCTAAACAAATGGAAGCTTTGAACGCTAAAAGAGCCTTGCTTCTGGAAGTTACTCAGAAGTTGCAAGCGTTGAACGATGAATTTGTCGAAtgcatgaaagaaaaaaagaagctcGAGGATCAAATTGATTACTGCATGAAAAAGTTGGAAAGGGCTGAAAAATTGTTAGGCGGTTTAAGCGGAGAGAAACAGAGATGGCAAGAAACAGCTATTATGCTAGGCGCAAGTCTGTATAACGTCATTGGAGATGTTTTGTTATCGTCGGGTGTGATTGCTTATTTCGGAGCTTTCACTatagaatatcgaaataaattaatcgaggAATGGCATAAATCTTGCGTGGAAATGAAAATCCCGTGCAGAGACAAGTTCAATTTAGTCGATATTTTGGGTAAATCGGTGGAGATCAGAGCGTGGATAATTTTTGGTTTGCCAGCGGATCATTTTTCCGTGGAGAACGCTATAATCGTGAAAAACGCGGATCGATGGCCGCTTATGATCGATCCGCAAAACCAAGCAAATAAATGGGTAAAAAAtatggagaaagaaaataatttgatggtGATTAAACTGTCTGATCCAAACTACGTGAAAATAGTAGACACCGCTATACAGATTGGCATACCTGTtttgttggaaaatatttttgaagagatAGACGCGATATTAGAACCTGTGCTTctcaaaaacatttataaagaacgtggtgttttatatataaaatttggagAACATGTTATCGAATATGATCCTAATTTccgattttatattacaacgCGTTTAAGAAATCCACATTATTTGCCGGAAATAGTTGTGAAAGTTacgttgttaaattttatgattacacCTCAAGGACTTAAGGATCAATTGTTAGGTATCGTCGTAGCCAGAGAATTGCCTATTCTCGAAGAACGAAAGAACCAATTAATCGTGGAGGAAGcaaataacaaaagaatattggaggaaatagagaataaaattttagaagttTTGTCTGTATCGGAAGGCAATATTCTGGAGGATGAAACGGCTATTACGATCTTGTCAACTTCGAAGAGACTGGCGGAAGAGATCGAAGCTAAGCAAAAAATAGCTGCCAATACGGCATTAGAAATTGATTTCGCTCGTGGTAAATATAAACCCGCTTCTGAGCATGgctctgttttatttttttgtatttccgAATTGGCGAATATCGATCCTATGTACCAGTACTCTTTACCGTGGTTCATTCACTTGTATGAAATGTCGATAGCTAAAAGTGAACATAGCGATGATCTCGAGATCCGAATAAAAAGCTTAAATACGTATTTTACAGCTAGTATTTACAGAAACGTGTGTCGTTCTTTATTCGAAAaggataaattgatattttctttcgttttatgTATCGGTCTTTTACGCGCTGATAATAAACTCGAAGAAGATCTTTGCACATTTTTATTAGCGGGTGATGTAATTCTGGATAATCCTTATCCTAATCCTGATCCTTCTTGGTTAAGCGATAAATCTTGGGCCGATGTAGTTAGAGCTACAAATTTGCCtaacgttgaaaaattaaaagaatctttCGAGAAGCAAACATCGAAATGGAAACTTTATTTCGACTCGGTTAATCCCCAAGAGGAGATTATGCCATATCCGTATCAGGATGAGACCGAGACTTTGAGAAAATTGGTCATACTTAAATGCGTAAGGCCAGATAAAATTGTGGTCGCTGTGCGAATGTTTGTCGCGCATAATATGGATCGTTCTTTCATAGAACCCCCACCTTTTAATCTTCAAGCATGTTACAACGATTCTACCAACGTGACCcctcttatttttattctttctcctGGATCTGATCCAATGGCGAGTTTAATCAAATTTGCAGAAGATTATGGGATATCAAAAGAGCATTTAATGACTATATCATTGGGCCAAGGTCAGGGTCCTATAGctgtaaatatgataaataaagggATACAAACCGGAGAATGGGTAGTTCTTCAAAATTGTCACTTGGCAATTTCTTGGATGAAAGAATTGGACGCAATTTGCGATGAAGTTATTACACCAGAGAATAcgcataataaatttcgattatgGTTAACCAGCTATCCATCGAAggattttccaatttctattTTGCAAAATGCAGTCAAAATGACTAACGAACCACCAAAAGGATTGAAGAGTAATTTATTGAGGAGTTATATGAACGATCCAATATCGGATACagttttctttaatctttgtACTAAAATAACTCATTGGAGGAGCTTACTTTTTGCTCTATGCGTTTTTCACGCAGTTATTCAAGAAAGACGTAATTTTGGACCATTGGGTTGGAACATTCCTTATGAATTCAATGAATCAGATCTTCGTATTAGTATTTTACAATTGCAA CTATTTTTAGACGATTATGAAGATGTACCATTTGACGCACTTCTTTATTTAACTGGTGAATGCAATTACGGTGGTCGTGTGACTGATGATAAAGATAGACGTTTGTTAAATACGTTATTGCGAGAATATTACAATGAGGAAGTTCTTATCAATCCACA atATTGTTTTTCACCAAGTTGTATATACCGTTTACCAGAAAATACTGATCATCACGGatgtttagattatattagtAATCTACCTATTACTCAACAACCAGAAGTATTTGGTTTACATGAAAATGCAGATATAACAAAAGATAATCACGAATCATTGCAATTACTTAGAGGAGCTTTGTTGACACAACCGCATATTATTGGTGTGGGAGTTGAAAGAGATATCGACGAAatggtttataatttatgcgatgatatttcatcgaaattaaagataaaatttgatattatagcAGTAGCTAAAAAATATCCagtactttatataaatagtatgaACACGGTTCTGCGTCAAGaacttattaaattcaatcatcttgttgatacgattaaaataacattagcTGATGTACAAAAAGCCATTAAAGGATTAACTTTGATGTCCTTtgaattagaagaaattttttcgagtATGAGTATCGGTAAAGTGCCGCTTACTTGGAATAAAGTGTCTTATCCTTCTCTAAAACCGTTAGGAAGTTATATCAATGATTTAATAGACagattaaacttttttcaaaattggatTGATTATGATGCACCAATTGTATTTTGGATATCTGGATTTTTTTTCACGCAATCTTTTCTTACGGGTGCTTTACAAAATTATGCCCGCAGACATAAAATTCCAAttgataaattagattttgaatttgaagtaACCGAGTTTGAGACTGATATCGACATAGCACCATCTTATGGCGTTTACATAAAA ggTCTATATATGGAAGGAGCAAGATGGAATagagagataaaagaaatcgatGAATCTAAACCGAAAGTAATGTTTGATCTTCTTCCTATAATATGGTTGAAACCTGGTATAAAAgctgaatttattattgaattcatGTATCATTGTCCTGTATATAAAACAAGTGAAAGGCGTGGTGTTTTAGCTACTACTGGTCATTCTTCTAATTTTGTACTATATATTTTGCTCCCGACGAAAGTCAAAGAATCTCATTGGATTAAAAGAGGAGTAGCTTGCTTATGTCAATTAGACGATTga